One genomic window of Solanum dulcamara chromosome 10, daSolDulc1.2, whole genome shotgun sequence includes the following:
- the LOC129869852 gene encoding CENP-B homolog protein 2-like, with protein MSGQIIQGKTKDLFLKTYGETIPEFNFSSGWLERFKSRYEIKSYRRFGKSGSVIMNIENELPSIRSKLDQFELKDIYNMDEIGLFYRLKADHSLAIKQLEDRKKNKERITLALC; from the coding sequence ATGTCAGGACAAATTATCCAAGGAAAAACAAAAGATCTTTTCCTGAAAACGTATGGTGAAACTATTCCAgaattcaacttctcttctgGTTGGTTAGAACGTTTCAAGTCAAGATACGAAATAAAGTCTTACAGACGTTTTGGAAAAAGTGGTTCAGTTATCATGAACATTGAAAATGAATTGCCTAGCATACGGTCAAAACTAGATCAGTTTGAATTGAAGGATATTTATAATATGGATGAAATTGGACTATTTTACCGATTGAAAGCTGATCATTCACTTGCTATCAAGCAGCTTGAAGATCGcaaaaaaaacaaagagagaATTACTCTTGCTCTCTGTTGA
- the LOC129871198 gene encoding probable E3 ubiquitin-protein ligase ZFP1, with translation MSPTGFVCHSCFKRSIISVKPIASSYSSSLPYLTTIHFNFSIIEQFWYIQPNDLESVLVDRTCDGSIESTQIIIHHSDTRLYQRLARAISEVCMHFKDEFEDQHHALIERTIHKLQSIMTAEMLEVCMDVTLLIDHESDGRIWLALEESSTDGMVAASKSSIELLEPMEADEINSNDECLVCLDEIGEETQVLRLPCSHMFHGECITKWLEKSHYCPQ, from the coding sequence ATGTCGCCAACAGGCTTTGTATGCCACAGCTGCTTCAAGCGCTCTATCATTAGTGTTAAACCAATTGCTTCttcatattcttcttctttaccCTATTTAACAACCATTCACTTTAATTTCAGTATAATAGAACAATTTTGGTATATACAACCAAATGATCTAGAATCCGTACTCGTGGATAGAACATGTGACGGTTCAATCGAGTCGACCCAAATCATTATTCATCATTCCGATACTAGGCTCTATCAAAGACTCGCTCGCGCTATATCAGAAGTGTGTATGCATTTTAAGGACGAGTTTGAAGATCAACATCATGCTTTAATTGAACGTACAATTCACAAGTTGCAAAGCATCATGACTGCAGAGATGTTGGAGGTATGTATGGATGTGACATTATTGATTGATCACGAAAGTGATGGTAGAATTTGGTTAGCATTGGAAGAATCATCGACCGATGGAATGGTGGCTGCTAGTAAATCATCAATAGAGTTGCTAGAGCCGATGGAAGCTGATGAAATAAATAGCAACGATGAGTGTTTGGTATGTCTAGATGAGATAGGGGAGGAAACTCAAGTACTGCGCTTGCCTTGTTCTCATATGTTTCATGGTGAGTGTATTACCAAGTGGTTAGAGAAGAGTCATTACTGCCCGCAATGA
- the LOC129871197 gene encoding RING-H2 finger protein ATL66-like, translated as MLPTGFVCHRCFKRSLISVKPISKQEKLITPPIASSYSSSLPYLTIHFNFSVIQQFSYIQPNDLESICVGRTWDGSTKPTQIVIHLSDTKLYQRLDCAISEVLMLFKDEFEDEHHAIIERTTHKLQGMMTTGMSEVSANVTLLIYHECDGRILLALEESSTYGMVPASKSSIQLLEPMEADEINSNDECMVCLDELGEETQVLRLPCSHMFHAECIIKWLEKSHYCPLCRYEMPTH; from the coding sequence ATGTTGCCAACAGGCTTTGTATGCCACAGATGCTTCAAGCGCTCTCTCATTAGCGTTAAACCAATTTCCAAACAAGAAAAATTGATTACTCCCCCAATTGCTTCttcatattcttcttctttaccCTATTTAACCATTCACTTTAATTTCAGTGTAATACAACAATTTTCGTATATACAACCCAATGATCTAGAATCCATATGCGTGGGTAGAACATGGGACGGTTCAACCAAGCCGACCCAAATCGTTATTCATCTTTCCGATACCAAGCTCTATCAGAGACTTGATTGCGCTATATCAGAAGTGTTAATGCTTTTTAAGGATGAGTTTGAAGATGAACATCATGCTATAATTGAACGTACAACTCACAAGTTGCAAGGAATGATGACTACAGGGATGTCAGAGGTATCTGCGAATGTGACATTACTGATTTATCACGAATGCGATGGTAGAATTTTGTTAGCATTGGAAGAATCATCCACGTATGGAATGGTGCCGGCTAGTAAATCATCAATACAGTTGCTAGAACCGATGGAAGCCGATGAAATAAATAGCAACGATGAGTGTATGGTATGTCTAGATGAGTTAGGGGAGGAAACTCAAGTACTGCGCTTGCCTTGCTCTCATATGTTTCATGCTGAGTGTATTATCAAGTGGTTGGAG